In Flavobacteriaceae bacterium, the following proteins share a genomic window:
- a CDS encoding competence/damage-inducible protein A — protein MQAEIITIGDEILIGQIVDSNSAFIGRELNKIGVSVYQITSVQDDQTHILKALEEAENNVDIIIVTGGLGPTKDDITKTTLTKYFDDTLVQNEVALENIKSIWKQYKIPLTQVNIDQALIPSKAEMLLNKFGSAPGIWINKNDKVFISLPGVPFEMKALITDAVIPKLRATYKLPFIYHKTLLVYGIGESMLAEKIASWEDNLPKFIKLAYLPNLGSVRLRLSAKGLKKETVLTEIDDQLEKLTPLLEGIFFSFEESESAEVLLGQQLTQLKKTITTAESCTGGKIAERITANSGASAYFKGGLVTYATQSKIDVLKVDASLIEKHSVVSKQVAEAMALNAKALFNTDYAIATTGEAGPTKGDSNAEVGTVFIALATPENVIVKEFNLGQPRFKVINKAVNKAFEMLQKEILKN, from the coding sequence ATGCAAGCCGAAATAATTACCATTGGTGATGAAATTCTTATTGGTCAGATCGTAGACTCTAATTCTGCATTTATTGGTAGAGAACTTAATAAAATTGGAGTTTCTGTTTACCAAATTACTTCTGTTCAGGACGATCAAACACATATTTTAAAAGCGCTTGAAGAAGCTGAAAATAATGTAGATATAATTATTGTAACAGGAGGACTAGGTCCAACCAAAGACGATATTACAAAAACGACATTAACCAAATATTTTGATGATACTTTAGTACAAAATGAAGTCGCATTAGAGAATATTAAATCTATTTGGAAACAATACAAAATACCACTTACCCAAGTTAATATAGACCAAGCACTAATACCCTCAAAAGCAGAAATGCTTTTAAATAAGTTTGGAAGTGCACCAGGTATATGGATTAATAAAAACGATAAAGTATTTATCTCGTTACCAGGAGTACCTTTTGAAATGAAGGCATTAATTACTGATGCGGTGATACCTAAATTAAGAGCAACTTATAAACTCCCTTTTATTTATCATAAAACCTTATTAGTTTATGGGATAGGAGAGAGTATGCTTGCAGAGAAAATCGCTAGTTGGGAAGATAATCTACCAAAATTTATAAAACTTGCCTATTTACCTAATTTGGGAAGCGTGCGTTTAAGATTATCTGCAAAAGGATTGAAAAAAGAAACAGTCTTAACAGAAATAGATGATCAATTAGAAAAACTAACGCCACTTTTAGAAGGCATATTTTTTAGTTTTGAAGAAAGCGAATCTGCTGAGGTTTTATTAGGGCAACAATTAACTCAACTTAAAAAAACAATAACCACTGCAGAAAGTTGTACAGGAGGCAAAATAGCAGAACGTATTACTGCAAATTCTGGTGCTTCTGCTTATTTTAAAGGAGGGCTAGTGACCTATGCAACACAATCTAAAATTGATGTGCTAAAAGTAGATGCCTCATTAATAGAAAAACATTCAGTAGTAAGTAAACAAGTGGCAGAAGCTATGGCTTTAAATGCGAAAGCATTGTTTAATACAGATTATGCTATTGCTACAACAGGAGAAGCAGGTCCAACAAAAGGAGATTCTAATGCAGAAGTAGGTACTGTTTTTATTGCATTAGCAACCCCAGAAAATGTTATCGTTAAAGAATTTAATTTAGGGCAGCCACGTTTTAAAGTTATTAATAAAGCAGTTAATAAAGCCTTTGAAATGTTGCAGAAAGAAATTTTAAAAAATTGA
- a CDS encoding 50S ribosomal protein L28 — protein MSRVCELTGKKAMVGNNVSHALNRTKRKFNANLIKKRFYIPEEDNWITLKVSTSALKTINKIGISAAIKEAKSKGFLK, from the coding sequence ATGTCAAGAGTTTGTGAACTTACAGGAAAAAAAGCGATGGTTGGTAACAACGTTTCGCATGCATTAAACAGAACTAAGCGTAAATTTAATGCAAACCTTATTAAAAAACGTTTCTACATTCCGGAAGAGGATAATTGGATAACTTTAAAAGTATCTACATCAGCATTAAAAACGATTAATAAAATTGGTATTTCTGCTGCGATTAAAGAAGCTAAATCTAAAGGATTTTTAAAATAA
- the rpmG gene encoding 50S ribosomal protein L33, translating to MAKKGNRVQVILECTEHKASGQPGTSRYITTKNKKNTPDRMEIKKFNPILKRMTVHKEIK from the coding sequence ATGGCAAAAAAAGGAAATAGAGTTCAAGTAATATTAGAATGTACAGAGCATAAAGCATCTGGACAACCAGGAACTTCTAGATATATTACAACTAAAAATAAAAAGAATACGCCAGACAGAATGGAGATTAAAAAATTTAATCCAATTCTTAAACGTATGACTGTTCATAAAGAAATTAAATAA
- a CDS encoding DUF4295 domain-containing protein translates to MAKKSVASLQTGSKRLTKAIKMVKSPKSGAYMFVESIMSPDQVNDFLNKK, encoded by the coding sequence ATGGCAAAGAAATCAGTAGCATCATTACAAACAGGATCTAAAAGATTAACAAAAGCAATCAAGATGGTAAAATCACCAAAATCTGGAGCTTATATGTTTGTAGAATCGATAATGAGTCCAGACCAAGTAAACGACTTTCTTAATAAAAAATAG
- the ftsY gene encoding signal recognition particle-docking protein FtsY, protein MSFFKKIFSSEKKETLDKGLEKSKSSFFSKLNKAVAGKSKVDDEVLDNLEEVLVTSDVGVNTTLKVIDRIEDRVAKDKYLGTSELNQILREEIAGLLSETNSGEATEFSIPKTGTPHVIMVVGVNGVGKTTTIGKLAYQFKKQGLNVVLGAGDTFRAAAIDQLQVWAERVGVPIVKQDMGSDPASVAFDALESGVAQNADVIIIDTAGRLHNKVNLMNELTKVKRVMQKVIGDAPHDVLLVLDGSTGQNAFEQAKQFTAATEVSSLAVTKLDGTAKGGVVIGISDEFQIPVKYIGVGEGIEDLQVFNKYEFVDSFFK, encoded by the coding sequence ATGAGTTTTTTTAAAAAGATATTCTCTTCAGAGAAAAAAGAAACACTAGATAAAGGTTTAGAAAAATCTAAATCCTCCTTTTTTTCGAAATTAAATAAAGCTGTAGCAGGTAAATCTAAAGTAGACGATGAAGTTTTAGATAACTTGGAAGAAGTTTTAGTTACAAGCGATGTAGGAGTAAATACAACACTTAAGGTAATAGATCGTATTGAAGATCGCGTTGCAAAAGATAAATATTTAGGAACTTCTGAACTTAATCAGATTTTACGAGAAGAGATTGCTGGACTTTTATCAGAAACTAATTCTGGTGAAGCTACAGAATTTTCAATCCCAAAAACAGGCACACCTCATGTTATTATGGTAGTGGGAGTTAATGGTGTTGGAAAAACAACTACTATTGGTAAATTAGCTTATCAGTTTAAAAAGCAAGGTTTAAATGTAGTCTTAGGCGCAGGAGATACCTTTAGAGCAGCTGCTATAGATCAATTACAAGTTTGGGCAGAACGTGTAGGAGTACCTATCGTTAAACAAGATATGGGAAGTGATCCAGCTTCGGTTGCTTTTGATGCTTTAGAATCTGGGGTGGCCCAAAATGCAGATGTTATTATTATAGATACAGCAGGGCGTCTTCATAATAAAGTAAATTTAATGAACGAGCTTACTAAAGTAAAGCGTGTGATGCAAAAAGTAATAGGTGATGCACCACATGATGTATTACTAGTGTTAGATGGTTCTACAGGGCAAAATGCTTTTGAGCAAGCAAAACAATTTACTGCAGCTACAGAAGTATCTTCATTAGCAGTTACTAAATTAGATGGAACAGCAAAAGGAGGTGTCGTAATAGGGATTAGTGATGAGTTTCAAATTCCAGTAAAATACATAGGTGTAGGTGAGGGTATAGAAGACCTTCAAGTATTTAATAAATATGAATTTGTAGATTCATTTTTCAAGTAA
- a CDS encoding amidase, with the protein MKKLILLFLVVFTIVSCKKDTKQTEEIPEDAKIEASDIEVKDFREFKVLDSKYITSSDVMKTVESDLKGFTEEDYNRLKGLIIDKDIPRLQNHILTGRLTYENLTKFYLYRIKKYDRNNELSLNSIIALNPDAIKIAKQKDAELKASPKEMNQLKYSVFGMPILLKDNINTEGMMTTAGAAALENNNVGDAFVVERLKANGAIILGKANLSEWAYFFCGDCPSGYSAIGGQTLNPYGRRIFDTGGSSSGSGVSATANFAVAAIGSETAGSILSPASSNSAVGIKPTIGLLSRGGVVPISSTLDTTGPITKNVIDNAIVLSAMTGKDAKDSASFTNHGDGFNYASNLDLDLKGKRFGAIKGLMTDTLYVNAVNNLKELGAEVIEIEQEQVDLPEFTRFLTAEMKIDLPSYFENYGDKSLNLKNAKDVVTFNNQDSLKSAPYGQRLFKGIVAETATTKELEAMRDLLRTNGRKFFDTPMNAHNLDGVLSINNFHAGFAAVALYPAITVPMGYRDNGQPRGLTFIAKPKEELKLLSWANAYERASKMRISPKNYN; encoded by the coding sequence ATGAAAAAACTAATTTTATTATTTCTTGTTGTATTTACAATTGTATCATGTAAAAAAGATACTAAACAAACTGAAGAAATACCAGAAGATGCTAAAATTGAAGCAAGTGATATTGAAGTTAAAGATTTTAGAGAATTTAAAGTATTAGATTCAAAATACATCACTTCAAGTGATGTCATGAAAACTGTTGAAAGTGACTTAAAAGGATTTACAGAAGAAGATTATAACCGTCTAAAAGGTTTAATTATAGACAAAGATATTCCAAGACTTCAAAATCATATTTTAACAGGAAGATTAACTTATGAAAACTTAACAAAATTCTATTTATACAGAATTAAAAAGTATGACAGAAATAATGAGTTATCATTAAACTCTATAATAGCTTTAAATCCAGATGCAATTAAAATAGCAAAGCAAAAAGATGCAGAACTTAAAGCATCTCCAAAAGAGATGAATCAATTAAAATATTCAGTTTTTGGGATGCCAATTTTATTAAAAGACAATATTAATACAGAGGGGATGATGACCACTGCTGGTGCTGCTGCTTTAGAAAATAATAATGTAGGAGACGCTTTTGTTGTAGAACGTTTAAAAGCTAATGGAGCTATTATTTTAGGGAAGGCTAATTTAAGTGAATGGGCTTATTTTTTCTGTGGTGATTGTCCAAGTGGTTATAGTGCCATAGGTGGACAAACGTTAAATCCATATGGGAGACGTATTTTTGATACAGGAGGTTCTAGCTCAGGAAGTGGTGTTTCTGCTACAGCTAATTTTGCTGTTGCGGCTATTGGTAGTGAAACAGCAGGTTCTATTTTGTCACCGGCAAGTAGTAACTCGGCAGTAGGCATAAAACCAACTATTGGTTTATTGAGTAGAGGAGGAGTTGTACCAATTTCTAGCACCTTAGATACTACTGGACCAATTACTAAAAATGTTATAGATAATGCGATCGTATTATCAGCGATGACCGGTAAAGATGCTAAAGACAGTGCATCGTTTACAAATCATGGAGACGGGTTTAATTATGCCAGCAATCTTGATCTAGATTTAAAAGGAAAACGTTTTGGAGCTATTAAAGGATTAATGACAGATACATTATATGTTAATGCAGTTAATAATTTAAAAGAGTTAGGTGCCGAAGTTATTGAAATAGAACAAGAACAAGTTGATCTTCCTGAATTTACAAGATTTCTAACTGCAGAGATGAAAATCGATCTACCTAGCTACTTTGAAAATTATGGAGATAAAAGCTTGAATCTTAAAAACGCAAAAGATGTGGTTACATTTAATAATCAGGATTCTTTAAAATCTGCACCTTATGGACAACGTTTATTTAAAGGTATTGTAGCAGAAACTGCAACAACTAAAGAGTTAGAAGCAATGAGAGATTTATTACGTACTAACGGACGTAAATTTTTTGATACACCAATGAATGCTCATAATTTAGATGGTGTATTATCTATTAATAATTTTCATGCTGGTTTTGCAGCAGTAGCTTTGTACCCTGCTATAACAGTACCTATGGGTTATAGAGATAATGGACAACCAAGAGGATTAACATTTATAGCTAAACCTAAAGAAGAGCTTAAATTATTGAGCTGGGCTAATGCATACGAACGCGCTTCAAAAATGAGAATTTCCCCAAAAAATTATAATTAA
- the rimO gene encoding 30S ribosomal protein S12 methylthiotransferase RimO, with the protein MRTKSLKKNKINVVTLGCSKNVYDSEVLMGQLKANNKEVVHEEEGNIVVINTCGFINNAKEESVNTILEYVKKKEEGDVDKVFVTGCLSERYKPDLQKEIPNVDQYFGTTELPGLLKVLGADYKHELIGERLTTTPKNYAYLKIAEGCDRPCSFCAIPLMRGKHKSTPIEELVVEAEKLAANGVKELILIAQDLTYYGLDLYKKRNLAELLEALVKVEGIEWIRLHYAFPTGFPMDVLDVMNREPKICNYLDIPLQHISDSILKSMRRGTTKEKTTKLLKQFRATVPDMTIRTTLIVGYPGETEEDYQTLKNWVQDMRFERLGCFTYSHEENTHAYNLEDDVPKEVKQERANEIMEIQSQISWELNQQKIGKEFKIVIDRKEGDYFVGRTEFDSPDVDNEVLINASETYLKTGEFAKVKVTDASDFDLYAEVI; encoded by the coding sequence ATGCGAACAAAATCACTAAAAAAGAATAAGATTAACGTAGTAACACTAGGTTGTAGTAAAAATGTTTACGATAGTGAAGTGTTAATGGGACAGCTTAAAGCAAATAACAAAGAAGTTGTACATGAAGAAGAAGGTAATATTGTAGTGATAAATACTTGCGGATTTATTAATAATGCTAAAGAAGAAAGCGTTAATACCATTTTAGAATACGTTAAAAAGAAAGAAGAAGGAGATGTAGATAAAGTGTTTGTAACAGGATGTTTAAGCGAACGATATAAACCTGATTTGCAAAAAGAGATCCCAAATGTTGACCAATACTTTGGAACCACAGAGTTACCAGGTTTATTAAAAGTTTTAGGAGCAGACTATAAACACGAACTTATAGGAGAACGCTTAACAACAACTCCTAAAAACTACGCATATTTAAAAATCGCTGAAGGTTGTGATCGCCCATGTAGTTTTTGTGCTATTCCATTAATGCGAGGGAAACATAAATCGACCCCTATTGAAGAATTAGTAGTTGAAGCTGAAAAATTAGCGGCTAATGGAGTAAAAGAATTAATTCTGATAGCTCAGGATTTAACCTATTACGGATTAGATCTATACAAAAAACGAAACCTTGCCGAACTACTTGAAGCTTTAGTAAAAGTTGAAGGAATCGAATGGATTCGTTTACATTATGCGTTTCCGACAGGTTTCCCGATGGATGTGTTAGATGTTATGAATCGTGAACCTAAAATATGTAACTATTTAGATATTCCGCTACAGCATATTTCAGATTCTATATTAAAAAGTATGCGTCGTGGAACTACAAAGGAAAAAACTACTAAACTGCTTAAACAATTTAGAGCTACCGTTCCAGATATGACAATTAGAACGACTTTAATTGTTGGTTATCCAGGAGAAACAGAAGAAGATTATCAAACGCTTAAAAACTGGGTTCAAGATATGCGATTTGAACGTTTAGGGTGTTTTACCTATTCTCACGAAGAAAATACGCATGCATATAATTTAGAAGATGACGTGCCAAAAGAAGTGAAACAAGAACGTGCCAACGAGATTATGGAAATTCAATCTCAAATCTCTTGGGAACTTAATCAGCAAAAAATAGGGAAAGAGTTTAAAATAGTTATCGACCGTAAGGAAGGTGATTACTTTGTAGGGCGTACTGAATTTGATTCACCAGACGTAGATAATGAAGTTTTAATAAATGCTTCAGAAACTTACCTTAAAACGGGGGAATTTGCTAAAGTTAAAGTTACAGATGCATCAGATTTTGATTTGTATGCAGAAGTAATTTGA
- a CDS encoding alpha/beta fold hydrolase: MTRKISLAFILSITFLIALGAQVNNTSEINFNTKDNQTISATYLIPQTKVENYPAIILIHQGGSSKQEWLGLSITDRLIKEGYAILAYDIRQHGKSSKDKGDIFDLFNNPNRAPLDLQAAINFLHNDKRINTKRIGIMGASVGANLACVAASDSKYGVKSIVSLSSKTSAAQNLSGNKAPIKLKNAFHIASKNEQGGLRKKWAEELYAKTSRERKIVIAEGNQHGAHILKANQNLNNEIIEWFKKTL; encoded by the coding sequence ATGACTCGTAAAATATCACTTGCATTTATATTATCAATTACATTTTTAATTGCCTTAGGTGCACAAGTTAATAATACTTCAGAAATAAACTTTAACACAAAAGATAATCAAACTATAAGTGCTACTTATTTAATACCGCAAACTAAAGTTGAAAATTACCCTGCTATTATACTAATTCATCAAGGTGGTTCTTCAAAACAAGAATGGTTAGGTTTATCTATAACCGATAGACTCATAAAAGAAGGATACGCAATATTAGCTTATGATATCAGACAACATGGTAAATCATCAAAAGACAAAGGAGACATTTTTGACTTATTTAATAACCCCAATAGAGCACCATTAGATTTACAAGCTGCAATTAACTTTTTACATAATGATAAGCGTATTAATACCAAACGTATTGGAATTATGGGAGCTTCAGTAGGCGCTAATTTAGCTTGTGTAGCTGCTTCCGATTCCAAATATGGAGTAAAATCTATAGTTTCTCTATCTTCAAAAACTTCTGCTGCACAAAATTTAAGTGGTAATAAAGCACCTATTAAACTAAAAAATGCATTTCATATTGCTTCAAAAAATGAGCAAGGTGGGTTACGCAAAAAATGGGCTGAAGAATTATATGCAAAAACTTCTAGGGAACGAAAAATAGTTATTGCTGAAGGAAATCAGCACGGCGCTCATATCTTAAAAGCTAATCAAAATCTGAATAATGAAATAATAGAGTGGTTTAAAAAAACGTTGTGA
- a CDS encoding AraC family transcriptional regulator, translating to MNFFEIIFLFFSFLGLLMSGFFFIKKKGDNIANKLLGVYLLLFSYNIISNCFYWSELMYTKTYIHLFYTVYFPWVSYGPLFYLYIRRVIKGKSLTYINALHFIPFLFILIGRWPLYILNADNKLSVVTNGSWSDFGYTPKYLSWIIVIQLLIYGIATILLFKKNNTILNTNKKIWLKVFIGSFFGYWIAFVSYFILLSLDLITTQNDYFIGYIIIFFIGFVTYFGVMQPDVFNGLPMQKVLPFIKYQKTGLPHSRSLELKEQLALLMIEEKPYLENDLKLISLAKHLNLPRHHMSQVINEHFHLSFFDYINQYRINDAKTLLLQKNKDLNINQIAYSVGFNNRVSFYKAFKKFEQCAPTDFISAHS from the coding sequence ATGAACTTTTTTGAAATCATCTTCTTATTCTTTTCCTTTTTAGGGCTACTGATGTCTGGTTTTTTCTTTATAAAAAAGAAAGGTGATAACATCGCAAACAAACTGCTTGGTGTTTATTTATTATTGTTTTCGTATAATATTATTTCTAACTGTTTTTATTGGTCTGAGTTAATGTATACCAAAACTTATATTCACTTATTTTATACAGTTTATTTTCCTTGGGTGTCTTATGGTCCATTATTTTATTTATATATAAGGCGTGTTATAAAAGGAAAATCATTAACATACATTAATGCTTTACATTTCATTCCTTTTCTATTTATACTTATAGGCAGATGGCCATTATATATTTTAAATGCAGATAATAAACTATCAGTTGTTACTAATGGCAGTTGGTCAGATTTTGGTTATACTCCTAAATACTTGAGTTGGATAATTGTTATACAATTACTTATTTATGGTATTGCTACAATTTTACTTTTCAAAAAGAACAATACAATATTAAATACTAATAAAAAGATTTGGTTAAAGGTTTTTATAGGGTCATTTTTTGGTTATTGGATAGCTTTCGTCTCTTATTTTATTTTATTATCTCTTGATTTAATCACTACACAGAATGATTATTTTATTGGTTATATCATTATCTTTTTTATTGGATTTGTAACTTATTTCGGGGTTATGCAGCCTGATGTTTTTAATGGGCTTCCAATGCAAAAGGTATTGCCATTTATTAAATATCAAAAAACTGGCTTACCACATTCAAGGTCTTTAGAACTTAAAGAACAACTTGCGTTGTTAATGATTGAAGAAAAGCCATATTTAGAAAACGATTTAAAATTAATCAGTTTGGCAAAACATCTTAATCTGCCTAGACATCACATGTCTCAAGTTATTAATGAACATTTTCACTTATCGTTTTTCGATTATATTAATCAATATCGTATTAATGATGCTAAAACATTATTACTTCAAAAAAATAAAGATTTAAATATTAACCAGATTGCTTATTCGGTTGGGTTTAACAATAGAGTGTCTTTTTATAAAGCTTTTAAAAAGTTTGAACAATGTGCTCCTACAGATTTTATTTCTGCTCATTCATAA